AAGCATAAGTATGAcaatggagaaagttcaagagatgggccatGAGTAAttttatacaaggttaaaagtAAGCGACATGAGTATGAGATTCTCCCATGACACAAAAAgtatcacacacgcacactggaAGGCATACATGAAATTAAAGTTTTTCGTTACTGTGATAGAAAATGTTAGGAAGAAAGGTACCTCAAGAGAGTAGTTAAACAAACCGGAatagaaaatgagaaagatgatgagCGACCGTTTATGAAGGATAAACTACCAATGGGAATGACGAATAAATCTGGTCATCTATGAGAGACCAAACTCGGAGTATACCATGGACATGTCATTAACCTCTTATTATTTATGATCGTCATAATTCATTTGTTTTATCTGTATCTTAATTACCTTACACTGATGTTATGAGTCCGATTCTCAAACCCTATGTAAAGTTGGTAAAATTTATCTGCCATATAATGAAATTTACGCATCAATAAAAGTCTGATTTATCTGTTGAATTTAAGTACAATGCATTGCTTTCCATATGTCACTCTTACCATGATTACACACGTTTCTAAACAAAAAGGTACATTTACAATTAATGGAAGAAAGTGCGCATAATCATTTATGGTATTAATGGAGTTTACACGCGCGGTTGGCTCCCCTGGCAGCACTCGTCTGTAGGCCATGTTGGCAACCCTGACTAGTTGTTTATGTCACTGTTTATTTCCAACCAACGGTGAAACCTGTGTCTGGCACTTGTTAAAAATATATCATACATTCCTTAAATTCAAACAACTTCTGGCCCATCAGATAAAATTACACAATAATACTACAATTATGCAGAATACGAAAGGGATCAAGAAAACGCTGGTGAGAAACGAGGGCATAGATGATTACCATGACGCCTCTCGCGGTGAAGTTAATGTCGGTGTTGTTGTGAGTACAGGCCAGAACGCAAACAATTCGCACTTTGACAATTCTGAACTTGACAGAGACCATGATAACTCGGCACAAGGCTCAAAGGGCCAGGTGGAGCCCGGGGTGGATGTTATGGAGGACCAGTGGGTTCTGCAGAACACGGGAACCCCAGAAGAGGTAGAGATTGAGGAATCGCCAGGAACGGAACACACCGAATCCTATGTGGTGGATTTAACGGAACATTTTAATAGAATATTTGCGCAAACTACTTTCAACAGTTTTCAAGGTAAGTAAGTCCAGtaaaattatcatgataatgtgtaTCACCGGTAGCTTTGGCTTTTGATCATTTTTAGTATAGTTTTTACAGAATACGATGTCTTGCATGATTTGGGGCATAATATTTTTTAAGATATTAGATAATGTTAGTAATAATAGGTAATATACCTATAAAATTTCAGCAAAATCTATGAATTCCACAAGATTGCTGTACATGGAATGAAAGACATCATAATCTTGCAAAGCAGGgtaatatatttgtttatatatccaGTTCGGTAATACGCATCTCCTTTTTGACAGaatttgaagaactgttcaaccAGTTTAAAAGGGAAACTGGTTCTGTGTTTCGAATAAAGTCATCATGCAGTGTGACTTATGAAAACTCCCGAAGGAAGAAGCACTTCATACCTGCTCGCTTCAAATTTGTGTCTGTCAAGTACTGCTGCGTTCATTATGGTCAGCCCAAGATAGCTGGCCAAGGAATTCGCACCAAACAGAGGTTAGTCTGGTTTTGGAAAGGCATCAGAACACATTCAGAAGATGCAACTTGGCTAACATACTTATTGTAATGGTATCTGTTAGAATATGGATATACTGTTcagattttttttgtaaaatctGTACAGTAGGGTACAAGCCAGTCCATGGAAGAAGTTAAATGCTTTTTCAGTGCCTCTACATTCCAAAACCTTTGTTGTGTATTATTTGTCTTAAATTTTTTCTATATAAGTAAAATTTTCTGTGGGATACTTTTTTGATATGCCTTAGCATAATTTTTTATTTGCTTGGTGTACTGCATCATGCATGAATATTTTTAATgcctaggattatatatatatatatatatatatatatatatatatatatatatatatatatgtatatttttttttttcatactattcgccatttcccgcgatagcgaggtagcgttaagaacagaggactgggcctttgagggaatatcctcacctggacctcttctctgttccttcttttggaaaaaaaaaaatatatattttttttttttattatactttgtcgctgtctcccgcgtttgcgaggtagcgcaaggaaacagacgaaagaaatggcccaacccacccccatacacatgtatatacatacgtccaaacacacaaatatacatacctacacagctttccatggtttaccccagacgcttcacatgccttgattcaatccactgacagcacgacaaccccggtataccacatcgctccaattcactctgttccttgccctcctttcaccctcctgcatgttcaggccccgctcacacaaaatctttttcactccatctttccacctccagtttggtctccctcttctcctcgttccctccacctccgacacatatatcctcttggtcaatctttcctcactcattctctccatgtgcccaaaccacttcaaaacaccctcttctgctctctcaaccgcgctctttttatttccacacatctctcttacccttacgttactcactcgatcaaaccacctcacaccacacattgtcctcaaacatctcatttccagcacatccatcctcctgcgcacaactctatccatagcccacgcctcgcaaccatacaacattgttggaaccactattccttcaaacatacccatttttgctttccgagataatgttctcgacttccacacattcttcaaggcccccagaattttcgccccctcccccaccctatgatccacttccgcttccatggttccatctgctgccacatccactcccagatatctaaaacacttcacttcctccagtttttctccattcaaactcacctcccaattgacttgaccctcaaccctactgtacctaataaccttgctcttattcacatttactcttaactttcttcttccacacactttaccaaactcggtcaccagcttctgcagtttctcacatgaatatatatatatatatatatatatatatatatatatatatatatatatatatatatatatattttttttttttttttttcaaactattcgccatttcccgcatcagcgagatagcgttaagaacagagaactgggccactgagggaatatatatatatatatatatatatatatatatatatatatatatatatattttcactgggaatatggagagaaagaatatttcaaaCGTTCCCTACTTGTTGTAGTTGGcatttaaaaggggagggagtggggtgctggaaatcctcccctcttgttttttacttttccaaaaaaaaaaagaaaggaacagagaagggggccaagtgaggatattccctcaaaggctcactcctctgttcttaacactaccttgcaaatgcgggaaatggcgaataagtatgaaaaaatatatatatttatttattatcattattattattattgttatacataattgctggttcccgcatcagcgaggtagtgccaggaaatagagaaagaatgtatatatatatatatatatatatattttttttatatatattttttattatactttgtcgctgtctcccgcgtttgcgaggtagcgcaaggaaacagacgaaagaaatggcccaacccccccccatacacatgtatatacatacgtccacacacgcaaatatacatacctacacagctttccatggtttaccccagacgcttcacatgccttgattcaatccactgacagcacgtcaaccccggtataccacatcgctccaattcactctattccttgccctcctttcaccctcctgcatgttcaggccccgatcacacaaaatctttttcactccatctttccacctccaatttggtctccctcttctcctcgttccctccacctccgacacatatatcctcttggtcaatctttcctcactcattctctccatgtgcccaaaccacttcaaaacaccctcttctgctctctcaaccacgctctttttatttccacacatctctcttacccttacgttactcactcgatcaaaccacctcacaccacacattgtcctcaaacatctcatttccagcacatccatcctcctgcgcacaactctatccatagcccacgcctcgcaaccatacaacattgttggaaccactattccttcaaacatacccatttttgctttccgagataatgttctcgacttccacacattcttcaaggcccccagaattttcgccccctcccccaccctatgatccacttccgcttccatggttccatccgctgccacatccactcccagatatctaaaacacttcacttcctccagtttttctccattcaaactcacctcccaattgacttgaccctcaaccctaccctatatatatatatatatatatatatatatatatatatatatatatatatatatatatatatttcttttctttcaaactattcgccatttcccgcattagcgaggtagcgttaagaacagaggactgggcctttgagggactaccctcacctggcccaattctctgttccttcttttggaaaattaaaaaaaaaacgagaggggaggatttccagccccccactccctccccttttagtcgccttctacgacacgcaggaatacgtgggaagtattcttgctcccctatccccagggatatatatatatatatatatatatatatatatatatatatatatatatatatatatatatatttttttcttttcattttacttGGTTGGtgtcttctgcattagcgaggtagcgcaaggaagcagacaaaagaatggcccaacccacccacatacacatgtgtatacataaatggccacacacgcacacatacatacctatacatttcaacgtatatgtacatgtacatacacagacacatacatatatatacatgtacatattcatacttgctgccttcatccattcctgtcaccaccccaccacatatacatatatatatgtctgtatatatgtaaatatgtgtgtgtgtgtgcattccatTTGTTTCCCTGTGCCCCATGTTTGTGAGGTAATGCTAAGAACAGACATGACATTgccgtcatatgtaatgcattgaaaccagagcccTTTATCTGCACTCAGGCCCCTCTTATCTCAtcgtggtttcccctggctgtgTCATATGCCTTAGATCAGTTCTTTGAGAGTGAAttaacccctgtatgccacatcacaCTAGTGCACTCTAACCCATGCTTGCTTCACACCCTCCTacatgatcaggccctgatcactcagaacttctttcaccccatcctgccatctccagtttggcctcccctttctcctctgACATTCATACCCATTTCAGCTTTCTCAGTCATACTCTTCTTACCACCACATTTCTTTCTTGATGTATTGTCTTATCTCTTACTCAGTTATCCCTCCTCATGTCACATATTGCCCTTGagtatttaatttccaatacatgctctctgtctatctatctatctctgggaACTCCCTTGAGGCAatagccatggcaatagtctccataactgttgaacagcagtgctgcttcttagcttttagtgccttacCACTAACAGGCCACTTgcagagggcaactgtagcacagtgttttcagaggctcctacctaatgtttcttccaACTACAATtaactaatgtgtctacctaatgtcccATCTTACTACTACTGTACTATCTAAGGCTCCTCGctatttttacctaatgctcttgtctGATGTTCCCAACTACTACTTTATCTGTTGTtcttaccattttaccaaaaggcagggctagtgcatagcacttTGCAGAAAAACCTTGAGTCTGAGTTAAGTGTTTGTCAAGTGgtgtgtttgaggacagaatgcatGCAGTTCAAACATGGGgaaggcagaaagaagagacagctgcCTGGGTCGAAGGAATGCAGctttacaaccactgaagtgctggtttacTTCACAACCATCACTGACCCTCCGTATTCAGTAGCTGCATACCAACTACTACCTGCTTCCAGTACAGCCATCCTCAGTTAAAGGCTGGATGGGAGAAATGTGGCCATTTATCTGATTGTGTTTTTAAGGAACTTGGGGAGGAATGCAGATGGGGTGTTGACATGTTATGGTAAGTGTTAAGTTTGGTATTTGTAATGGATACCTTGAATTATAGTATTTGATTTTTCGTACCTTTTGTTGACTAATCTTTACATATGTTTGTTATTGCAGGTATCTTCCCTGTGGATGTGAGTGTGTTTTGTCAGTTTCATACAATCGAGGAGCTCTTGTCATATCTCAAGCAACTATGCAACACAACCATGAGGTGAGCAATGAGATGGCTCCTTATTATGCCATCAATAGACGCATTAGCAACAGTGAGCTTAAGCAAGTAGCAGATGTTATAGAACTTATGCCGAGTAGTCGTGCCTTGCAGCAATTTCTGCAAGAGCATTTTCACAGACCTACCACCCTGCAAGATGCAAAGAATATACGAGCAAGACTAAAAGCTTTACACACGCGTCAGACAACAAATTTAAGTGCTGTTAGGTCAATTAAATCAGATCCCATAATGCaagcagaagaagaggaagatgatagtgatgaaagAGGTAGGATAGAAGTTgaggacatgggagaggacaTAGTTATGGAAGATTACCAGGATGAAAAATTATTTTCCCAGCAGGAAGAACAACAGAAGTCTCAACAGCAGCAAGACCAAAGACCGTCCCCTCAGCCcaggtggaaggagaaagttattaatgaaataaaagcaaagttgtCAGACCTAATGCATTCTTGTGATACCAGTATCTTTTGGGAACGTATATCTGTTATTAACAAAGTCATCGAATGCTGGGAGAATGGGGATAATTTTGATGTGCATTATGCATCAGAAAATGATTTGAACAGTGAAGAAGGTTTATTTGTTAAAAAGGAGCCAGACCTTAATCAGAGGAATGGTGGACGTTCATCTCTACACCAGAGGAGAGGAGCGTTGCAAGGAAGGTCCAAAAAAATTCAAGCAGTAAATGCATCTACCTCTCTGGGAAGTTCTTCAGACTCCCACATGAAATTCATGCTTCCAGTCTTAAGTGGCTCAGACATGCAGTTTCTGCCAGCTTCTCTAAAGGGAGAATCTCTAAAATTGATGCTTCCTCATAAGGAAAATAATGCACAGGGTAAATCTCCCAATATTCAAAAGAGACGTCCTGGTAGACCAAGGAAGAATCCAGTTAGATACCTTGAACAGAGGCATGTAGGTTTGGATGAATTATCACCTCAGACATTTCAAACAAAAATTAATTCATTTAAAAGTTATGCAACTGCAGTGAATAATACAAGAGTTGGTACAGTAGAACAGAAAAGCATCAAAAGTAATGTGTCTCATGTTAAGCAACCTATAGTAATGTCTGTCACAAGAGGAAATTCAGTTGATATGTGTGACCAAGCTATGGAGGTTGAAATAGAAGTTGATGGTGATATGGTTAATGTAAAACAGGTTAAATTAGAGCCTTTAGAATACCATGAAGTAGATGTTACTGATAATATTCTTCATCAATTAGGGGAGCATTCATACATCTGATACAAATTCTGTAAGAATGAATTGAGAGTTATTATGTTTCTTTTGCTTCATTTGTCTTTTTCATATAAATGTCATTATATAGAAGATAAAATTATCCTAGCTTATTTTGACCATTATTTATGTGGTTGATTCACTATCATGGCTACCCTGAGAGCTCTTTAATTGGTGATATCCACATTCCTTGTTTATGCATATCCACACAGGATTTTGAGTGGTGAGTGAAGAACTGTACATATAAGTCATACGCATTTGCAGACAAGGAAGAAGTGATTGCTTATTCTCTAGTGATCAAACTTATTAAAATTTAGTTGATCTGTTATCTGAGGTATGTGGTAATAATGACAGTGTCAGGAGTGACCTGATTTGTTGAGGATATGCATGCTAATATTGCTGTTGCTTACAAAGTTGGCTGTTTGCTTAGAAGATAAAGAAAGCTTTACCCTGTCTGCTCAATGCCTCATGGAGAAAAAAATCCCAATTATAGAAAGAAATGTACCCCATTAATTAATTTTATAACCTGTATATTATAAGAATTTAAAGTTAGAAGTATGTTGCATATCTGATATGTAGTCGGTGATCTTTTTCCCCTCATCACGGGATAAGGGAGTACCACTTATACAGAACAAGCTAATTACCTTTTTGTTATGATATTTACGACCAGAAGTAAAACTTCAGCAAGTGGTTCATGGAAACTTGTTCAGAGTTTCATTTTAAGCTTTGTGTGCACTAGTTGGCAAAGAGGAATAAATGTGGCTCAATTGAAACAGTGATAAGGGATATATGGATTTTGAAAGGTATCATTGGTATCTTGTATTAAAATGGCATTTAAAGAATAAAAGGGAGTAATGTTTCTCATTCTTTTATTTGGCCCTGCAAAGAGTAGCCTTAGAAGGGTTTTCAGTATGGGTACAACAGGCATCAAATGCGAGTGTCTCCTTGAAAGTTGAATTTACTGTTGCAAGTAAATAGTATGTTAAAATGACTTGGTAATGATggattataatgaaaatacatAAACTGGCAATTTATTTGGTCCACTCAGCCATGAAAAAGCTGATGAAATCATGGAGAGGTCTattgggcctgattgtggatgggagctgtgatttttgctgcattacacatgacagttagaggaattcttcacccttgcctccactagGTAATTatctgacatcccaccagctacaccttactttaccttcctGCCCAAGGAGTCTCATCTCTCCTTATGAGGCTCTTTGAGCATTCAGGAATCAGGCCTCATTCACCAGTCGGGACTGTAGGTCAGAaagtgttttgatgtgtgtgtgtgtataagtgcaaAGTGCAAGGCAATTGAGCTGTGTGCTTAGTGTCTTCATTAtagtagttgcattgtgggcatgaagagcTGTGGGGTATGTTGAGGAGTTATCTGTAGTGTTgtcgtgatggatgatgtcctgaGTGTAGACGGAAGAGAGTGACTTGTGTTTGGCTTGGGAGTGttgtttctgatgggtgtgtcTGGTGAGTTGGCATTGGAGACTGTTTTGGGAGTTTTACTTTtatattttgtcattgtttttattGTAGTGTTctaaatatagattttcttacaTATAAACCTGTGCTCATAGTATTAATATGCAGCCATGTAATTCTTATTAATAAAACGTCATATCTGTGTCGGTCTGGGAAGTTGGTTGTATAATGCTTTGTGGGTTAtgtcagtatgtatgtgttttgtaagTATTATATTTGTTGCAGATAGTGGGAtcagtgagtagaggttactgaaatgTGATACAGGGGATAAACTTTATATTtctgcactggtggtggtggttagttatagcAAGGTAGGAGAGTTCTGGTGTTGCTCTATAGAGttaagtgctgagcatgttgGGTTGGTACTGTATTGGGAGAATTTTTGTTTCCTTCATTGTGAAATGGATAgattgtttgtggttgctaggttgTCGGTCATTGGGATTTGGGAGTTTTGAGGTTTGTACTTTGTATGTTGTTTTTGTTTGATATTCTTGGTTTGGAGTGTCATTTGTGTCATATTTGATGCCTAGAATTGTTGTTTTATATTCAGAGCAAGTGACTGCCCATTCAAGGAGACTGGAGTCTGtaagttggattcatgtctgtctggggttgagTGATTGAAGACGCATTAAGGGACAGaaattctgttctggatgagccaTTGCTCCAGTTGTGCAATGTAATGCTGCATATTTGATGTTGCTTCTGTGATTTCATGGTGTTGTAATATGACTGTGAGGTAATTTTCATGTGAAAGGACCTTCGTGCTGAGTTTTGCCTGAAGTAATGGAAGGTTACGAAGGGAGAGAGTTGAAGAAAGAACTGCTCTTTGAGGAACCCCATTgtagagtttaagtgttttagaggtaAAGCCATTGATTTACTGCCATGGCAGCCATTTCTGAAATtagcctatatttttttttttttttttttttttgctttgtcgctgtctcccgcatttgcgaggtagcgcaaggaaacagacgaaagaaatggcccaacccacccctttacacatgtatatgcatacgtccacacacgcaaatatacatacctacacagctttccatggtttaccctagacgcttcacatgccctgattcaatccactgacagcacgtcaaccccggtataccacatcgatccaattcactctattccttgccctcctttcaccctcctgcatgttcaggccccgatcacacaaagtctttttcactccatctttccacctccaatttggtctcccacttctcctcgttccctccacctccgacacatatgtcctcttggtcaatctttcctcactcattctctccatgtgcccaaaccatttcaaaacaccctcttctgctctctcaaccacgctctttttatttccacacatctctcttacccttacgttacttactcgatcaaaccacctcacacgacacattgtcctcaaacatctcatttccagcatatccatcctcctgcgcacaactctatccatagcccatgcctcgcaaccatacaacattgttggaaccactattc
This region of Panulirus ornatus isolate Po-2019 chromosome 38, ASM3632096v1, whole genome shotgun sequence genomic DNA includes:
- the LOC139760842 gene encoding uncharacterized protein, which translates into the protein MQNTKGIKKTLVRNEGIDDYHDASRGEVNVGVVVSTGQNANNSHFDNSELDRDHDNSAQGSKGQVEPGVDVMEDQWVLQNTGTPEEVEIEESPGTEHTESYVVDLTEHFNRIFAQTTFNSFQEFEELFNQFKRETGSVFRIKSSCSVTYENSRRKKHFIPARFKFVSVKYCCVHYGQPKIAGQGIRTKQRYLPCGCECVLSVSYNRGALVISQATMQHNHEVSNEMAPYYAINRRISNSELKQVADVIELMPSSRALQQFLQEHFHRPTTLQDAKNIRARLKALHTRQTTNLSAVRSIKSDPIMQAEEEEDDSDERGRIEVEDMGEDIVMEDYQDEKLFSQQEEQQKSQQQQDQRPSPQPRWKEKVINEIKAKLSDLMHSCDTSIFWERISVINKVIECWENGDNFDVHYASENDLNSEEGLFVKKEPDLNQRNGGRSSLHQRRGALQGRSKKIQAVNASTSLGSSSDSHMKFMLPVLSGSDMQFLPASLKGESLKLMLPHKENNAQGKSPNIQKRRPGRPRKNPVRYLEQRHVGLDELSPQTFQTKINSFKSYATAVNNTRVGTVEQKSIKSNVSHVKQPIVMSVTRGNSVDMCDQAMEVEIEVDGDMVNVKQVKLEPLEYHEVDVTDNILHQLGEHSYI